The Microbacterium foliorum genome has a window encoding:
- a CDS encoding YbjQ family protein: MFIVTTNDVPGYRITQVLGEVMGLTVRSTDFGQGFTAGFRSLGGGEIPEYTQVMYEARQVVMQRMWDQSLQRGGNAIVAMRFDAGSIANFTEICAYGTAVVVEPLAPAASAPQPPQPPVA, translated from the coding sequence ATGTTCATCGTGACGACCAACGACGTGCCGGGCTACCGCATCACCCAGGTGCTGGGCGAGGTGATGGGTCTGACCGTGCGGTCCACGGACTTCGGTCAGGGGTTCACCGCCGGATTCCGCTCGCTCGGCGGCGGCGAGATCCCCGAGTACACGCAGGTCATGTACGAGGCCCGCCAGGTGGTGATGCAGCGGATGTGGGATCAGTCCCTGCAGCGCGGCGGCAACGCGATCGTCGCGATGCGCTTCGACGCGGGATCGATCGCGAACTTCACCGAGATCTGCGCGTACGGCACCGCCGTCGTGGTCGAGCCCCTCGCGCCCGCGGCTTCCGCACCGCAGCCGCCGCAGCCACCGGTCGCCTGA